In Geothermobacter hydrogeniphilus, a single window of DNA contains:
- a CDS encoding ABC transporter permease subunit, giving the protein MKNIKQSLLIAAWFVFLTFPLMVVKVNTLKHLVEWRWLNMLWVALGAFFLSFVWRWAMERKQLRSRADEESGGDDGTGLGHRLLHDPKLFRPALGGLAAAALLFPWVLDVYQVNIMVLALIFVVLGLGLNITVGLAGLLDLGYVAFFAVGAYSYALINQYYGLGFWACLPVGGIIGAFLGVVLGFPILRLRGDYLAIVTLGFGSIAKIVIENWEDFTNGAKGVANIPRPGLFGMEMNIGAATIYTYYLMLLMVLFTIFVTNRLKDSRIGRAWMALREDEIACVAMGVDMARTKLSAYAFGAFWAGAVGVIFAARNTYINPNSFTFMESAIVLSIVVLGGMGSIVGVIIAALVLILMPEYLRAFADYRMLVFGAVMVLMMIFRPQGLIANVRKTYVHRKPAAEESNG; this is encoded by the coding sequence GTGGCGCTGGCTGAATATGCTCTGGGTCGCGCTCGGCGCCTTTTTCCTGAGTTTTGTCTGGCGTTGGGCCATGGAGCGCAAGCAGTTGCGCAGCAGGGCCGATGAGGAAAGCGGCGGTGATGACGGTACCGGCCTCGGTCATCGTCTGCTGCATGACCCCAAGCTGTTCCGGCCTGCCCTGGGCGGTCTGGCCGCCGCGGCGTTGCTGTTCCCCTGGGTGCTCGACGTCTACCAGGTCAACATCATGGTGCTGGCGCTGATTTTCGTCGTCCTCGGCCTCGGTCTCAATATCACCGTCGGCCTTGCCGGTCTGCTCGATCTCGGTTATGTCGCCTTTTTTGCCGTCGGCGCCTATTCCTATGCGCTGATCAACCAGTATTACGGCCTCGGCTTCTGGGCCTGTCTGCCGGTCGGCGGTATTATTGGTGCTTTTCTCGGGGTGGTGCTCGGCTTTCCGATTCTGCGTCTGCGCGGTGATTACCTGGCCATCGTCACCCTCGGTTTCGGCTCGATCGCCAAGATCGTGATCGAAAACTGGGAAGATTTCACCAACGGTGCCAAGGGCGTTGCCAATATTCCCCGTCCGGGATTGTTCGGGATGGAGATGAATATCGGTGCGGCCACAATCTACACTTACTACCTGATGCTGTTGATGGTGCTGTTCACCATCTTCGTCACCAACCGGCTCAAGGATTCACGTATCGGTCGGGCCTGGATGGCGTTGCGCGAGGATGAGATCGCCTGCGTGGCGATGGGGGTCGATATGGCCCGCACCAAGCTCTCGGCCTATGCCTTCGGAGCCTTCTGGGCGGGAGCGGTCGGTGTCATCTTTGCCGCCCGCAATACCTACATTAATCCCAACAGCTTCACGTTCATGGAATCGGCTATCGTCCTTTCCATTGTCGTGCTGGGTGGTATGGGGTCGATTGTCGGCGTGATCATTGCCGCGCTGGTACTGATCCTGATGCCGGAGTATCTGCGCGCCTTTGCCGATTACCGGATGCTGGTGTTCGGTGCGGTGATGGTGCTGATGATGATCTTCCGTCCCCAGGGGCTGATTGCCAATGTCCGGAAAACCTACGTCCACCGCAAGCCTGCGGCGGAGGAGAGCAATGGCTGA
- a CDS encoding ABC transporter ATP-binding protein, whose translation MAETAEKLLEVRELTMDFGGLRAVDSVTLEVAAGEIVALIGPNGAGKTTFFNCVTGIYKPTRGEILVNPPGRKKQKINGYKPNRVTGIGMARTFQNIRLFQNMTVLENVMIGRHCRTTTSIVGAILRGPATKRQERETIDRSYELLEKVGLVEFADEFAKNLPYGAQRRLEIARAMATDPFLLLLDEPAAGMNPQETRELDELIVKISKDEEISILLIEHDMKLVMNISDRIYVMEYGKKIAKGSPQEIRSNPKVIEAYLGEGGDDA comes from the coding sequence ATGGCTGAAACTGCAGAAAAACTTCTCGAAGTTCGTGAGTTGACAATGGATTTCGGCGGCTTGCGGGCCGTCGACAGCGTCACCCTTGAAGTCGCCGCTGGAGAGATCGTCGCCCTGATTGGTCCCAACGGTGCTGGCAAAACCACTTTCTTCAATTGTGTCACCGGGATCTACAAACCGACTCGTGGTGAAATCCTGGTCAACCCCCCGGGGCGGAAGAAGCAGAAGATCAACGGCTACAAGCCGAATCGGGTGACCGGTATCGGTATGGCGCGGACCTTCCAGAACATTCGTCTGTTCCAGAACATGACGGTGCTGGAGAATGTCATGATCGGCCGTCATTGCCGGACCACCACCAGTATCGTCGGCGCTATTTTGCGGGGGCCCGCGACCAAGCGCCAGGAGCGGGAGACGATCGATCGCAGTTATGAACTGCTGGAGAAGGTCGGTCTGGTCGAGTTCGCCGACGAATTCGCCAAGAACCTTCCCTACGGTGCTCAGCGACGGCTGGAGATCGCCCGGGCGATGGCGACCGACCCGTTCCTGTTGCTGCTTGACGAACCGGCCGCGGGAATGAACCCGCAGGAAACCAGGGAACTTGACGAACTGATCGTCAAGATCAGCAAAGATGAAGAGATTTCCATCCTGTTGATCGAACACGACATGAAACTGGTGATGAATATCTCTGATCGGATCTACGTCATGGAGTACGGCAAGAAGATCGCCAAGGGATCTCCCCAGGAGATCCGCAGCAATCCGAAGGTCATCGAGGCCTACCTCGGAGAGGGAGGTGACGATGCTTAA
- a CDS encoding ABC transporter ATP-binding protein yields the protein MLKVKNINTFYGNIQALKGVSLEVHEGEIVTLIGANGAGKTTTLMSLSGIVPPRSGDIEFQGRSIRGLSGDKLVEMGIIQVPEGRRIFPNMTVVENLEMGAYLRTNKLLIKQDMNMVMDLFPILAQRRSQVGGTLSGGEQQMLAISRALMARPRLLLLDEPSLGLAPIIIQQIFDIIRKINKENNTTIFLVEQNANQALKLADRGYVMENGAISLADSAANLLANEEVKTAYLGI from the coding sequence ATGCTTAAGGTTAAGAATATCAATACTTTCTACGGCAATATCCAGGCCCTAAAGGGGGTCAGTCTTGAGGTTCATGAAGGTGAGATCGTCACCCTGATCGGTGCCAACGGCGCCGGCAAGACCACCACCCTGATGTCCCTCAGCGGCATCGTTCCGCCGCGTAGCGGCGACATTGAGTTTCAGGGCCGGTCGATCCGGGGACTCTCCGGCGACAAGCTGGTCGAGATGGGCATCATCCAGGTTCCGGAAGGACGGCGGATTTTTCCCAACATGACGGTGGTTGAAAACCTTGAAATGGGTGCCTATCTGCGCACCAACAAGCTGCTGATCAAGCAGGATATGAATATGGTCATGGATCTCTTTCCGATCCTTGCCCAGCGTCGCAGCCAGGTCGGCGGCACTCTCTCCGGCGGTGAACAGCAGATGCTGGCGATTTCCCGGGCCCTGATGGCGCGGCCGCGGCTGTTGCTGCTTGACGAGCCGTCCCTGGGGCTGGCGCCGATCATTATCCAGCAGATTTTTGACATCATCCGCAAGATCAACAAGGAGAACAACACTACGATTTTCCTTGTCGAGCAGAACGCCAACCAGGCGTTGAAGCTCGCCGATCGCGGCTACGTGATGGAGAATGGTGCCATCTCGCTGGCTGACAGTGCTGCCAACCTGCTGGCCAACGAAGAAGTGAAAACCGCTTATCTGGGTATTTGA
- a CDS encoding GGDEF domain-containing protein produces the protein MPKPRFSLKTRFVFGLGLMLLPLLVVIGVSFSAMDHLSGILDSLAKESVAEIGPVSELQERLHQVEDAMRQERSHRGGGTVASLAPLIDRAYAEIISSSPFSQPEEKNAVLGSRHAWRQVVNLWNQGTGGLVEIDKQLHLAEQLLGQARNVALSEINLLHTQQRNSRWAADIFLGAVLLLGVGLSVLIGVVFSRAVLGPVRELEAGVRQFGDGELSARVAELSQDELGDLARTFNQMARKLEQNHQELASLSTVDFLTGLHNVREFYRLFYDETRRVDRYGHCFSLLLIDIDRFKEINDTFGHQLGDYVLQEVARKLGELIRASDHAARIGGDEFAVLLPETDVDDARDFGERIRGYFSGHAIAQVDHPDEEIRISVSIGLASYPETARNANELFAAADAALYRAKQGGRNLLCQAGLNSDPDSRSEG, from the coding sequence GTGCCTAAACCCCGGTTCAGCCTGAAAACCCGTTTTGTCTTCGGTCTGGGACTGATGCTTCTGCCGTTGCTGGTGGTGATCGGTGTCAGTTTTTCCGCAATGGATCACCTGTCCGGAATCCTGGACAGTCTCGCGAAGGAGTCTGTTGCTGAAATCGGCCCCGTGTCCGAGCTTCAGGAACGTCTCCACCAGGTTGAAGACGCGATGCGTCAGGAGCGTAGCCATCGGGGGGGGGGGACTGTGGCAAGCCTGGCCCCGTTGATCGATCGGGCCTATGCCGAGATTATATCCAGCAGCCCGTTTTCTCAACCGGAAGAAAAAAACGCTGTCCTCGGTTCCCGGCATGCCTGGAGGCAGGTTGTCAATCTCTGGAACCAGGGAACGGGCGGCCTGGTGGAGATTGACAAGCAACTGCACCTGGCCGAACAGCTGTTGGGACAGGCGCGAAATGTTGCGTTGAGTGAAATCAACCTGTTGCATACCCAGCAACGCAACAGCCGCTGGGCGGCGGATATTTTTCTGGGCGCCGTCCTGCTGCTCGGAGTCGGGTTGTCGGTTTTGATTGGTGTGGTTTTCTCCCGGGCGGTACTCGGGCCGGTGCGGGAGTTGGAGGCAGGAGTGCGGCAGTTTGGTGATGGTGAACTGTCGGCGCGAGTTGCGGAACTCAGTCAGGACGAATTGGGTGACCTGGCGCGGACCTTCAACCAGATGGCCCGCAAGTTGGAGCAGAATCACCAGGAACTGGCCAGCCTCTCGACGGTCGATTTTCTTACCGGGCTGCATAACGTGCGGGAATTTTATCGCCTGTTTTACGACGAAACCCGGCGGGTTGACCGCTATGGGCATTGTTTTTCGTTGTTGCTCATTGATATCGACCGTTTCAAGGAAATCAACGACACCTTCGGTCACCAACTGGGGGATTACGTGCTGCAGGAAGTTGCCCGCAAACTGGGTGAGCTGATTCGGGCCAGCGACCATGCCGCCAGGATCGGCGGCGATGAGTTCGCCGTGTTGCTGCCGGAGACGGATGTGGATGATGCCCGGGATTTCGGTGAACGCATCCGCGGCTATTTTTCCGGACATGCGATTGCCCAGGTCGACCACCCGGATGAGGAGATCCGTATCAGCGTCAGTATCGGCCTGGCGAGTTATCCCGAGACGGCTCGTAATGCCAATGAACTGTTTGCCGCTGCTGATGCCGCCCTTTATCGGGCCAAGCAGGGAGGACGCAACCTGTTGTGTCAGGCCGGTCTGAACTCTGACCCGGACTCCCGGTCGGAAGGGTGA
- a CDS encoding ATP-binding protein, producing the protein MTRQPTLRTALLWRFLLLALLPLVLIGLLTFRTVTHTITDSLEAKNLLLATSLAREVEETLREPQTVLRQLASVMLDYNMGRGTVVDGLLDNAVSNASYFEAILLVDPSGKVLHVGLPDSLADRRNGYLGMDLSQMEPVRRAGRTGQVLWSDTLLSPPGDHQYLCLVYPFGNRLLVGNLNIAYLGQLSNREHAESSLSFTILDHTGTVILHSRLMPEGPRVDLSRLKPVREGLAGHQGTFPFTWQGRDLVGTVVSIPTTGWLVLVSQDVDVAYAASFQVRNSFFIGCLLALGLALGVALAFSNRLVQPLRTLAREAQDIAIGDYQVGIAPQLHQETEELAASFRGMAAEINLRENELLESREHYLRLFNCGNDAVLVFELAEDGTPGRFIEVNDIACEALGFLRTELLAMRPRQVLNVFAEASEQADEVVSRGRRQGHVLFETDLITRTGERLPVELNVRFFDREGKATALAVARDIRERREAEQALRQSEKEHRLLAQQLRTLFDGIPDSLVLYDEQMRILRANRGAVELLCCSEQDLVGQCCHQILYDRRQPCDDCAVARALASGRLEMGQWERAEGRLLEVRAFPVVNDQGAVIRVIELAQDVTEKLRAQRETIRTGQLVAIGELAAGVAHEINNPINGIINYAQILANHAERGGDSPDLPNRIIKEGNRIAAIVSSLLNFSRSKKEEIMPVPLHEMVNDALTLMKTLLRKDGIEVDVRLPPELPPVAGRYQQLEQVLINLLSNARHALNSRYDGHHEEKRLEISALEHDDGMVRIMVWDHGVGIPEPLVERILNPFFTTKPAGEGTGLGLSISHGIIREHGGRIDFESKEGEYTRVLIDLPVYSRKDA; encoded by the coding sequence ATGACCCGACAGCCGACATTGCGGACCGCACTTCTCTGGCGTTTTCTGCTGCTTGCCCTGTTGCCGTTGGTCCTGATCGGCCTGCTGACCTTTCGTACCGTCACTCATACCATCACTGACAGTCTTGAAGCCAAGAACCTGCTGCTGGCGACATCCCTGGCCAGGGAAGTCGAGGAAACCCTGCGCGAGCCGCAGACGGTCCTGCGCCAACTGGCATCGGTCATGCTTGATTACAATATGGGCAGGGGCACGGTGGTCGATGGTCTGCTCGACAATGCGGTCAGCAATGCCAGCTACTTTGAGGCGATTCTGCTTGTTGACCCCTCGGGTAAAGTGTTGCATGTGGGCCTGCCGGACAGTTTGGCAGACCGACGAAATGGTTATCTCGGGATGGATTTGTCGCAGATGGAACCGGTTCGTCGGGCCGGCCGAACCGGGCAGGTTCTCTGGTCAGACACTCTTCTTTCTCCTCCGGGAGATCACCAGTACCTGTGCCTGGTTTATCCTTTCGGCAATCGACTGCTGGTTGGAAACCTGAATATCGCCTACCTGGGGCAACTCAGCAACCGTGAGCACGCTGAGTCAAGCCTCAGTTTTACCATTCTCGATCACACCGGAACCGTGATCCTGCACTCTCGTCTGATGCCGGAGGGTCCGCGTGTCGATCTCAGCCGGCTGAAACCGGTTCGAGAAGGACTGGCCGGACATCAGGGCACTTTCCCCTTCACCTGGCAGGGTCGCGACCTGGTCGGTACCGTCGTCAGTATCCCGACCACCGGCTGGCTGGTCCTGGTTTCCCAGGATGTGGATGTCGCCTACGCCGCCAGTTTTCAGGTCCGAAATTCCTTTTTCATCGGTTGTCTTCTGGCGCTGGGATTGGCATTGGGGGTCGCGTTGGCGTTCAGTAACCGGCTGGTACAGCCATTACGGACCCTGGCGCGTGAAGCTCAGGATATTGCCATCGGCGATTACCAGGTCGGCATAGCACCGCAACTGCACCAGGAGACAGAAGAACTGGCCGCTAGTTTTCGGGGGATGGCGGCCGAGATCAACCTGCGGGAGAATGAGTTGCTTGAGAGCCGGGAACATTACCTGCGGCTGTTCAATTGCGGCAATGATGCGGTGTTGGTTTTTGAACTGGCTGAGGACGGGACGCCGGGGCGGTTCATCGAGGTCAATGATATAGCCTGTGAAGCACTTGGCTTCCTTCGGACCGAGTTGCTGGCCATGCGGCCGCGGCAGGTGCTGAACGTTTTTGCGGAAGCCTCGGAACAGGCGGATGAGGTGGTCTCTCGCGGACGACGGCAGGGGCATGTGTTGTTCGAAACAGATCTGATCACCCGCACCGGTGAACGACTGCCGGTGGAGCTCAACGTACGTTTTTTTGATCGTGAGGGAAAAGCAACCGCCCTGGCCGTGGCACGGGATATTCGAGAACGCCGTGAAGCCGAACAGGCGTTGCGACAAAGTGAAAAAGAGCATCGGTTGCTGGCGCAGCAACTTCGGACACTGTTTGACGGGATACCTGACAGCCTGGTGCTTTACGATGAACAAATGCGGATTCTGCGGGCCAACCGCGGGGCAGTGGAACTGCTGTGCTGTTCTGAACAGGACCTGGTTGGGCAATGTTGTCACCAGATCCTGTATGATCGCCGGCAGCCCTGTGATGATTGCGCGGTGGCAAGGGCGCTGGCCAGCGGTCGGCTGGAAATGGGGCAGTGGGAGCGGGCCGAAGGGCGACTTCTGGAAGTGCGGGCTTTTCCGGTTGTCAATGACCAGGGTGCCGTCATACGGGTCATCGAACTGGCTCAGGATGTCACGGAAAAATTACGCGCGCAGCGGGAGACGATTCGAACCGGACAATTGGTTGCCATAGGTGAATTGGCGGCCGGGGTCGCCCACGAGATCAACAACCCGATCAACGGCATCATCAACTATGCGCAGATCCTTGCCAACCATGCCGAGCGTGGCGGCGATTCTCCGGACCTGCCGAACCGGATCATCAAGGAAGGGAATCGGATCGCGGCGATTGTCAGCAGTCTGCTCAACTTCTCCCGCAGCAAGAAAGAGGAGATCATGCCTGTCCCGCTGCACGAGATGGTCAATGATGCTCTTACGCTGATGAAAACCCTGTTGCGCAAGGACGGTATCGAGGTTGACGTGCGGCTTCCACCGGAGCTGCCGCCGGTCGCTGGTCGTTATCAGCAGCTGGAACAGGTCCTGATCAATTTGCTCAGCAATGCCCGTCATGCCCTCAACAGTCGGTATGACGGGCACCATGAAGAGAAACGGTTGGAAATATCGGCGCTTGAGCATGATGACGGCATGGTCAGGATCATGGTCTGGGACCATGGTGTCGGCATTCCTGAGCCGCTCGTCGAGCGGATTCTCAATCCATTCTTTACCACCAAGCCGGCCGGGGAGGGGACCGGTCTCGGCCTTTCCATCTCCCACGGCATCATCCGTGAGCATGGCGGACGCATCGATTTTGAGAGCAAAGAGGGGGAATATACCCGGGTGCTGATTGATCTGCCGGTTTACAGCCGGAAGGACGCCTGA
- the nikR gene encoding nickel-responsive transcriptional regulator NikR, with the protein MTDLTRFGISIDQDLLSRFDRMIGDKGYANRSEAIRDLIRAALVEQEWRQDDSETVGTVTLVYDHHTRDLADKLTDHQHSHHDAIVSALHVHLDAHHCLEVVVVRGASRKVKRLADELIGTKGVKHGKLTMTTTGASLS; encoded by the coding sequence ATGACCGATCTGACCCGCTTCGGCATCTCTATCGACCAGGATCTGTTGAGCCGTTTTGACCGGATGATTGGAGACAAGGGCTATGCGAATCGGTCCGAGGCTATACGGGACCTGATCCGAGCCGCCCTGGTTGAACAGGAATGGCGCCAGGATGACAGCGAAACCGTCGGCACCGTCACCCTGGTCTACGATCATCATACCCGCGACCTGGCGGACAAACTGACCGACCACCAGCATTCGCACCATGATGCCATCGTCTCGGCGCTGCATGTTCACCTCGACGCCCACCATTGTCTGGAAGTGGTTGTCGTCCGGGGGGCCAGCCGTAAAGTGAAACGGCTGGCTGATGAACTGATCGGGACCAAGGGGGTCAAGCACGGCAAACTGACCATGACGACAACAGGGGCCAGTCTCTCCTGA
- a CDS encoding ribonucleoside triphosphate reductase — protein MLEFIRKRDGRLAAFEPDKIIEAIRKAVQAVGGSDLEKPKQITAQVSGILEVIYKDGRVPTVENVQDLVEKCLIENGHARVAKAYILYRQQHASLRRTQQFMQEAAESVDSYLTQEDWRVNENANMGYSLQGLNNHIAANITSNYWLSKIYPGYIADAHRNGDFHIHDLGMLSVYCCGWDLKDLLLKGFTGAYGKVQSGPARHFRTALGQAVNFFYTLQGEAAGAQAFASFDTLLAPFIRYDGLTYAEVKQAMQEFIFNMNVPTRVGFQTPFTNITMDLVPPSGLGAEGVVIGGEIQEATYGEFQVEMDLFNRAFCEVMMEGDSSGRIFSFPIPTYNITRDIDWDSERLKPVWEMTAKYGIPYFSNFINSDMDPEDARSMCCRLRLDNRELRRRGGGLFGSNPLTGSIGVVTVNLPRAAYLADSITSFYARISELMRFAFESLEIKRKQLERFTAEGLYPFSRFYLSGVKERSGRFWDNHFSTVGLLGMNEAALNLLGCCIDSEEGKSFAEGTLKFMRQQLESYQEETGHLYNLEATPAEGTSYRLARLDRERYPDIRAAGEEQPYYTNSSQLPVGCTEDIFWALKHQDDLQTLYTGGTVFHGFLGERLEDWRSARLLVRRIAENFHLPYFTISPTFTICPVHGYISGEHFACPHHRNEGAAA, from the coding sequence ATGCTGGAATTCATTCGTAAACGTGATGGCCGGTTGGCCGCTTTCGAACCCGACAAAATTATCGAGGCGATCCGCAAGGCAGTGCAGGCGGTCGGGGGAAGTGACCTCGAAAAACCGAAACAGATTACCGCCCAGGTTTCCGGGATTCTTGAAGTCATCTACAAGGACGGTCGGGTTCCGACCGTGGAGAATGTTCAGGACCTGGTTGAAAAATGCCTGATCGAAAATGGCCACGCCCGGGTTGCCAAGGCCTATATTCTTTACCGGCAGCAGCATGCCTCGTTGCGTCGCACCCAGCAGTTCATGCAGGAGGCCGCCGAGTCGGTCGATTCCTATCTCACCCAGGAGGACTGGCGGGTTAACGAAAACGCCAACATGGGGTATTCCCTGCAGGGGCTGAATAATCACATCGCCGCCAACATCACCAGCAATTACTGGTTGAGTAAGATCTATCCGGGGTACATCGCCGACGCTCATCGCAACGGCGATTTTCACATCCATGATCTCGGCATGCTGTCGGTCTACTGTTGTGGCTGGGATCTCAAGGATCTGCTGCTCAAGGGGTTCACCGGGGCCTACGGCAAGGTTCAGAGCGGTCCGGCCCGGCATTTTCGCACCGCTCTCGGTCAGGCCGTCAACTTTTTCTACACCCTCCAGGGTGAAGCGGCGGGGGCCCAGGCCTTCGCCAGCTTCGACACCCTGTTGGCGCCCTTCATCCGCTACGACGGGCTCACCTACGCCGAGGTGAAGCAGGCGATGCAGGAGTTCATTTTCAACATGAACGTGCCGACCCGGGTCGGCTTCCAGACGCCGTTCACCAACATCACCATGGACTTGGTGCCACCTTCCGGGCTTGGTGCCGAAGGCGTTGTGATCGGTGGTGAAATCCAGGAGGCGACCTACGGCGAGTTCCAGGTTGAGATGGATCTCTTCAATCGAGCCTTCTGCGAGGTGATGATGGAAGGTGACAGCTCCGGCAGGATCTTCTCCTTTCCGATTCCGACCTACAACATCACCCGCGATATCGACTGGGACAGCGAGCGGCTCAAACCGGTCTGGGAGATGACCGCCAAGTACGGAATCCCCTATTTTTCCAATTTTATCAACTCCGACATGGATCCGGAGGATGCCCGTTCCATGTGTTGTCGGCTGCGTCTCGACAATCGTGAGCTGCGTCGTCGTGGTGGTGGCTTGTTCGGTTCCAATCCGCTCACCGGGTCGATCGGCGTGGTCACCGTCAACCTGCCGCGTGCCGCCTATCTGGCCGACAGCATAACCAGCTTCTACGCCCGCATCTCGGAACTGATGCGCTTCGCCTTTGAGTCGCTGGAGATCAAGCGCAAGCAGTTGGAACGGTTCACCGCCGAGGGACTCTACCCCTTCAGCCGTTTCTACCTCTCGGGGGTCAAGGAGCGTTCGGGGCGTTTCTGGGACAACCATTTCTCCACAGTCGGCCTGCTCGGCATGAATGAGGCGGCCCTGAACCTGCTCGGTTGCTGTATTGACAGTGAGGAGGGCAAGTCCTTTGCCGAGGGAACTCTCAAGTTCATGCGCCAGCAGTTGGAGAGCTATCAGGAGGAAACCGGCCATCTCTACAATCTGGAGGCCACCCCCGCCGAGGGGACCAGCTACCGGCTGGCCCGCCTTGACCGTGAACGTTACCCGGATATCCGGGCCGCCGGTGAAGAACAGCCCTATTACACCAATTCGAGCCAGTTGCCGGTTGGCTGTACTGAGGATATTTTCTGGGCACTCAAACACCAGGATGACCTGCAGACCCTGTATACCGGCGGAACCGTTTTTCATGGTTTTCTCGGTGAACGCCTTGAAGACTGGCGGTCGGCCCGTCTGCTGGTCAGGCGAATTGCCGAGAATTTTCATTTGCCCTATTTCACCATCAGCCCGACCTTCACCATCTGTCCGGTGCATGGCTATATTTCCGGCGAACATTTCGCCTGTCCCCATCACCGCAACGAAGGCGCGGCGGCCTGA
- a CDS encoding anaerobic ribonucleoside-triphosphate reductase activating protein yields MAIKGFQGTSLLDYPGRIASLVFFSGCNLTCPFCHNPSLVLAPETLDDYPLEAVLEDLEARREFIDGVVMTGGEPTLAPELVCLAEQVKDLGLLVKIDTNGLAPQVLESLLQRRWLDFVALDLKTSPQRYGELHRGPVSLGVLRRTVELLLQGGMEYELRTTCVPGLVEKRDIEALGKLVSGASRWVLQQFVPEHALDDGCSALQPHSPEAMEDLRSVAAGYVDEAVLRGL; encoded by the coding sequence ATGGCAATTAAAGGTTTTCAGGGAACAAGCCTGTTGGATTATCCCGGCAGGATTGCTTCCCTGGTTTTTTTTTCCGGTTGCAATCTGACCTGCCCCTTCTGCCACAATCCTTCCCTGGTCCTTGCCCCGGAAACCCTTGACGATTACCCGCTTGAGGCGGTGCTGGAGGATCTGGAAGCCAGGCGCGAATTTATTGACGGGGTGGTGATGACCGGCGGTGAGCCGACCCTGGCGCCGGAGTTGGTCTGCCTGGCCGAGCAGGTCAAAGATCTTGGTCTGCTGGTCAAGATCGATACCAATGGGTTGGCCCCCCAGGTTCTGGAGTCACTGCTTCAGCGGCGCTGGCTCGATTTCGTCGCGCTGGATCTGAAAACCTCCCCGCAACGTTATGGTGAGCTTCACCGTGGGCCGGTCAGTCTCGGCGTGTTGCGGCGTACCGTCGAGTTGTTGTTGCAGGGCGGGATGGAATATGAGTTGCGTACTACCTGTGTTCCCGGTCTCGTTGAGAAGCGTGATATCGAGGCCCTCGGCAAACTGGTGAGCGGGGCTTCGCGCTGGGTGCTGCAGCAGTTTGTGCCGGAGCATGCCCTGGATGATGGCTGCAGTGCTTTGCAGCCACATTCCCCCGAAGCCATGGAAGATCTGCGGTCTGTTGCTGCCGGCTATGTGGATGAGGCGGTGTTGCGGGGACTCTGA
- a CDS encoding 2-hydroxyacyl-CoA dehydratase family protein yields the protein MIGFTATIPLEILIAAGRQPVDLRQLFLAAENPGELIDEAELAGFPVHCDPWLKGFYSCILRHGIREVIVVTNNRPGIGELAALLKLHDVSVIPFTYPADRSAESLALEIKKLARHFGAAPADIDRARQQLNRIRGKINRIDCLFREQQRGSSRQVIELLLATCDMQGDPQVFADQVDSRLIELEHQPRRPQQLQLACIGEIPLCSNLYETLEEQGAAVIYCEQGRQAAMPFESDSLVEQYRQFTLPYDIFTRTSFCRDDLDHTPTDGILLFSSNAPSQQIEEMLIRQQLRYPLLKLFNQRPGELDAANRMKLEGFLDTLRSGD from the coding sequence ATGATTGGCTTTACCGCTACGATTCCGCTTGAAATCCTGATCGCCGCAGGCAGGCAACCGGTTGATCTGCGGCAGCTCTTTCTGGCGGCAGAAAATCCCGGAGAGCTGATCGACGAGGCCGAACTGGCAGGCTTCCCGGTCCATTGCGACCCCTGGCTCAAAGGCTTCTACAGCTGCATTCTGCGTCATGGCATCCGCGAAGTCATCGTGGTCACCAATAACCGGCCCGGAATCGGCGAATTGGCCGCCCTGCTCAAGCTGCACGATGTCAGCGTCATTCCCTTCACCTATCCGGCGGACCGCTCGGCGGAAAGCCTGGCCCTGGAGATAAAAAAACTGGCACGACATTTCGGCGCCGCACCGGCCGACATCGACCGGGCCCGGCAGCAGCTGAACCGGATTCGCGGCAAAATCAACCGGATCGATTGCCTGTTTCGCGAACAGCAACGCGGTTCAAGCAGACAGGTCATCGAACTGCTGCTGGCGACCTGTGACATGCAGGGAGATCCCCAGGTCTTTGCGGACCAGGTTGACAGCCGGCTTATCGAACTGGAACATCAACCGCGACGCCCGCAACAACTGCAACTTGCCTGTATCGGTGAAATCCCCCTCTGCAGCAACCTTTATGAAACCCTTGAAGAACAGGGCGCGGCCGTCATTTACTGTGAGCAGGGGCGACAGGCCGCCATGCCTTTCGAAAGCGATTCCCTGGTCGAACAGTACCGTCAATTCACCCTGCCGTACGACATCTTCACCCGGACAAGTTTCTGCCGGGATGATCTTGATCACACCCCGACAGACGGAATCCTGCTGTTCAGCAGCAACGCCCCCTCGCAACAGATTGAAGAAATGCTCATTCGTCAACAGCTCAGGTATCCACTGCTGAAGCTGTTCAACCAGCGGCCGGGGGAACTCGACGCTGCCAACAGAATGAAGCTGGAAGGCTTCCTCGACACCCTGCGCAGCGGGGATTAA